In a genomic window of Vigna angularis cultivar LongXiaoDou No.4 chromosome 6, ASM1680809v1, whole genome shotgun sequence:
- the LOC108341015 gene encoding SAGA-associated factor 11 isoform X1, with amino-acid sequence MSVPKEEDLSPHSQLSSHFFLDLLDSIIVDVASECHRVARLGLDSNLEEEDEELKLSAQARVRVADPSNSNDANGKYVVDIFGQTHPPVANEIFQCMNCGRSIMAGRFAPHLEKCMGKGRKARLKVTRSSTVAQNRYSRSSPLSAHSPSSNYSTNSMNRLPNGTSNFAGEEHSNGTLES; translated from the exons ATGTCTGTTCCTAAGGAGGAAGACTTGTCGCCACATTCCCAG CTTTCATCTCACTTTTTCTTGGATCTCCTTGATTCCATCATAGTTGATGTGGCATCAGAGTGTCACAGAGTAGCAAGGCTTGGACTTGATTCTaatttggaagaagaagatgaagaattgAAGCTGTCAGCACAAGCCAGAGTTAGGGTGGCTGATCCTAGTAATAGTAATGACGCAAATGGCAAGTATGTGGTTGACATATTCGGACAAACCCATCCTCCTGTtgcaaatgaaatatttcagtGCATGAATTGTGGTCGATCTATCATGGCTGGAAGATTTGCTCCTCATTTGGAGAAGTGCATGGGGAAG GGTAGGAAGGCTCGTCTGAAAGTAACAAGGAGCAGCACAGTTGCTCAGAACCGGTATTCACGAAGCAGTCCTCTTTCTGCACACTCACCATCTTCAAATTATTCTACAAACAGCATGAATCGGTTGCCAAATGGAACCTCCAATTTTGCAGGTGAGGAGCACTCAAATGGAACATTGGAGTCATGA
- the LOC108341015 gene encoding SAGA-associated factor 11 isoform X2, producing the protein MSVPKEEDLSPHSQLSSHFFLDLLDSIIVDVASECHRVARLGLDSNLEEEDEELKLSAQARVRVADPSNSNDANGKYVVDIFGQTHPPVANEIFQCMNCGRSIMAGRFAPHLEKCMGKGRKARLKVTRSSTVAQNR; encoded by the exons ATGTCTGTTCCTAAGGAGGAAGACTTGTCGCCACATTCCCAG CTTTCATCTCACTTTTTCTTGGATCTCCTTGATTCCATCATAGTTGATGTGGCATCAGAGTGTCACAGAGTAGCAAGGCTTGGACTTGATTCTaatttggaagaagaagatgaagaattgAAGCTGTCAGCACAAGCCAGAGTTAGGGTGGCTGATCCTAGTAATAGTAATGACGCAAATGGCAAGTATGTGGTTGACATATTCGGACAAACCCATCCTCCTGTtgcaaatgaaatatttcagtGCATGAATTGTGGTCGATCTATCATGGCTGGAAGATTTGCTCCTCATTTGGAGAAGTGCATGGGGAAG GGTAGGAAGGCTCGTCTGAAAGTAACAAGGAGCAGCACAGTTGCTCAGAACCG GTGA